In one window of uncultured Acetobacteroides sp. DNA:
- the tnpA gene encoding IS200/IS605 family transposase: MPGTFTQIYIQIIFAVKGRENLISKTWKDELYRYISGIITNKDQKSIIVNGMPDHIHILIGLKPSMPISDLVRDIKNNSSNFINKKGFVKGKFSWQEGFGAFSYSHSQLEQVYNYVMNQELHHHRKTFKEEYEDFLKKFAIDYNPQYLFNSTE, from the coding sequence ATGCCAGGAACATTCACGCAGATTTACATTCAGATTATTTTCGCAGTAAAAGGACGCGAAAATCTTATTAGTAAAACGTGGAAAGATGAACTTTACAGATACATATCAGGAATAATTACCAACAAAGATCAAAAATCAATAATTGTCAACGGAATGCCTGACCATATACATATCCTTATAGGACTAAAGCCATCAATGCCAATATCAGATTTAGTAAGAGATATCAAGAACAACTCCTCAAACTTCATCAACAAGAAAGGTTTTGTAAAGGGGAAGTTTTCATGGCAAGAAGGATTCGGTGCTTTTTCATATAGCCATTCACAATTGGAGCAAGTTTATAATTATGTGATGAACCAAGAACTACATCATCACAGAAAGACATTTAAAGAAGAATACGAAGATTTCTTAAAGAAATTCGCCATTGACTATAATCCCCAATACTTATTTAATTCGACAGAATAG
- a CDS encoding glycosyl hydrolase 108 family protein produces the protein MANYEQALQWVLSHEGGYVNDPDDPGGETYKGVARKMNSKWDGWLHIDMLKRQSGFPANLDKDSELQEAVRSFYEVNYWDRIKGDELANQEVATSIFDFAVNAGVSTSSSLAQLVVGAEKDGVIGNQSVQMINSFDPDHFIASFTVAKIARYVSIIKRNPTSKKYFYGWVCRALNEN, from the coding sequence ATGGCAAACTACGAACAGGCATTGCAGTGGGTTTTATCCCACGAAGGCGGGTATGTCAACGATCCCGACGACCCCGGTGGCGAAACCTACAAGGGAGTAGCCCGAAAGATGAACAGCAAGTGGGATGGCTGGCTCCATATCGACATGCTGAAGCGGCAATCGGGCTTTCCGGCCAACCTCGACAAGGATTCGGAGTTGCAAGAAGCGGTAAGATCGTTCTATGAGGTTAACTACTGGGACCGAATTAAGGGTGACGAGCTCGCCAATCAGGAAGTGGCAACATCTATCTTCGATTTCGCCGTTAATGCAGGCGTTAGCACCAGTTCCTCATTGGCTCAGCTGGTTGTAGGTGCCGAAAAGGACGGAGTTATCGGCAATCAGTCGGTGCAAATGATCAACAGCTTCGACCCCGATCACTTTATCGCATCGTTTACCGTGGCAAAGATTGCCCGCTATGTCAGCATCATTAAGCGAAACCCAACCAGCAAGAAGTACTTCTACGGATGGGTTTGCCGAGCACTGAATGAGAACTAA
- a CDS encoding amino acid permease produces MNEQHQHTGNGTLKRDLGLWAATAIVIGNMIGSGIFTAPQSLAATSNPTSSIIAWLITSVGSLFLALVFAKLGALYPRSGGPIVYTRLAYGEFAAFLIAWTFWIGMWVGNAAIITAVVRYLTIFFPVLGANGLLAFVVSSSILWLFTLINLKGVKEAGFVGIVTTVAKISVLIVVIAVAFWGFNFDFFQTLSSSKLSGFGSIPVAVAITLWSYIGLESASVTGGEIKNPARNIRLSTILGFSITAIIYILTSFAAMGAMPQGELANSTAPMSDIINRITGGTWGGWFMALGVIVAAGGATSGWILTTARSSFAAGEEKLFPSFFARVHKRFSTPSVSLIVSGVLANVLLSLNYVLSLTEAFNFMILLATLAFLPAYSFSAAAQILLTNTEEKSWRRLLKASIIPALAFIYCVYTTYAAGAEVAMYTFILMLLGIPVFVVMRLQNRR; encoded by the coding sequence ATGAATGAGCAGCACCAGCATACGGGCAATGGTACGCTTAAGCGCGATTTAGGTCTTTGGGCAGCCACCGCCATCGTTATCGGGAACATGATAGGTTCGGGCATATTTACAGCTCCCCAGTCGCTAGCGGCAACATCGAATCCCACATCGTCGATTATTGCTTGGTTAATCACCTCTGTTGGATCGCTATTCCTTGCGCTTGTCTTCGCAAAGCTCGGAGCCCTTTACCCACGCTCGGGAGGTCCTATCGTTTACACCCGACTTGCCTACGGAGAGTTTGCTGCCTTTCTCATTGCTTGGACTTTCTGGATCGGAATGTGGGTAGGTAACGCCGCAATCATTACGGCTGTTGTCCGATACCTTACCATCTTCTTCCCTGTTTTAGGAGCTAACGGGCTACTGGCATTTGTGGTCTCCTCTTCCATCCTATGGCTCTTCACGCTGATCAACCTAAAGGGCGTAAAGGAGGCAGGCTTTGTGGGAATCGTTACTACCGTTGCCAAGATTAGCGTTCTGATTGTTGTTATCGCGGTAGCCTTCTGGGGATTCAACTTCGACTTCTTCCAAACGTTATCTTCCTCTAAGCTTAGCGGGTTTGGCTCCATCCCCGTTGCGGTAGCCATCACCCTTTGGTCGTACATCGGGCTCGAGAGCGCATCGGTTACGGGGGGCGAGATAAAGAACCCGGCAAGAAACATCCGGCTCAGCACCATTCTTGGATTCTCCATCACCGCCATCATCTACATCCTCACCAGCTTTGCCGCCATGGGGGCTATGCCTCAAGGCGAGCTGGCCAACTCGACTGCCCCCATGTCCGATATCATCAACCGCATCACCGGAGGAACCTGGGGCGGATGGTTTATGGCGTTGGGCGTGATTGTTGCTGCCGGGGGCGCAACTTCGGGATGGATACTCACCACCGCGCGAAGCTCGTTTGCCGCCGGAGAAGAAAAGCTCTTTCCCTCATTCTTCGCGAGGGTGCACAAGCGCTTCTCTACGCCTTCGGTATCGCTCATCGTTTCGGGCGTATTGGCCAACGTGCTGCTCAGCCTTAACTACGTGCTCTCGCTTACCGAAGCGTTCAACTTTATGATTCTACTGGCCACGCTCGCCTTTCTACCCGCCTACAGCTTTAGCGCTGCGGCTCAAATCCTGCTTACCAATACTGAGGAGAAATCGTGGCGAAGGCTCCTGAAGGCTTCCATTATCCCGGCCTTAGCCTTTATCTACTGCGTATACACCACCTATGCCGCCGGCGCCGAGGTTGCCATGTACACCTTTATCCTGATGCTGCTGGGCATTCCTGTTTTTGTTGTGATGCGATTGCAGAATAGGCGGTAG
- a CDS encoding ATP-dependent Clp protease proteolytic subunit, whose translation MENNVKLQDIIDAKMLDERKVFLWGQIDDDSAKQVIERLLYLEMLAPNKEIQLIINSPGGYVTSGFAIYDTIKSISSPVSTVCTGLAASMASIILSVGAKGRRFVLPNARVMIHQPSGGAGGPAIDIEIQMEEILKTKRLGAEILAANCGKTVEQVEKDFNRDYWMSAEESVAYGIVDGKLDKLQ comes from the coding sequence ATGGAAAACAACGTAAAGCTTCAGGACATTATTGACGCCAAGATGCTGGACGAGCGAAAGGTGTTCCTTTGGGGACAAATTGACGACGACTCGGCAAAGCAGGTTATCGAGCGGTTGCTCTACCTCGAGATGCTGGCTCCCAACAAGGAGATTCAGCTGATCATTAACAGCCCTGGTGGCTACGTAACCTCGGGTTTTGCCATCTACGACACCATCAAAAGCATCTCCAGCCCCGTTTCTACCGTATGCACCGGGTTGGCGGCTTCCATGGCCTCCATCATTCTTTCGGTGGGCGCTAAGGGGCGTCGTTTTGTGCTGCCCAATGCACGTGTGATGATCCACCAGCCAAGCGGAGGCGCGGGCGGACCTGCTATCGACATCGAGATACAGATGGAGGAGATCCTGAAAACGAAAAGGCTGGGAGCCGAAATCCTTGCAGCCAACTGCGGAAAGACCGTGGAGCAGGTGGAGAAGGATTTCAACCGCGACTACTGGATGTCGGCCGAGGAATCGGTTGCCTACGGTATCGTCGATGGTAAGCTCGACAAGCTGCAGTAG
- a CDS encoding DEAD/DEAH box helicase: protein MKFEDYHISDQIKRNLSELGFKRPTDIQHRSIPPILKGEDVLAIAQTGTGKTAAFAIPVIDMLHEDKSSTRTDGIRCLVMAPTRELAIQISIVFKQLAQFTRVSTFCVFGGVEQDAQIAQLEKGIDILVSTPGRMFDLVSQGYIKLNKVEVLILDEADHMLDLGFVRDIQDVIKFLPRKHQTLFFSATINEYIKTVAYSLVRNPIRIQVSPKDPVAKNITHSVIFVEMDDKRFFLERVVTENPESKILVFVRTKVRAERVCSAMDRVGIKATTIHGDKEQQERSEAMARFRSGEVKLLIATDVSARGIDIPDVDYVVNYDLPDKPENYVHRVGRTGRGKQKGLAVSFCSTEERNILKEIEAFLDKPITVKEVTRKDYAETIDFSSDGSDDWRGLLREANQMDAGKPAKAKTRSKAKAAKPKKKDNNRW from the coding sequence ATGAAGTTCGAGGATTACCACATATCCGATCAGATAAAGAGAAACCTTAGCGAGCTAGGGTTCAAAAGGCCAACCGATATTCAGCATCGCTCAATTCCCCCCATCCTAAAGGGCGAAGATGTGCTTGCAATAGCCCAAACCGGAACCGGAAAGACGGCAGCCTTTGCCATTCCCGTTATTGATATGCTGCACGAGGATAAATCCTCCACCCGAACCGACGGAATCCGCTGCCTAGTGATGGCTCCTACGCGCGAACTTGCTATTCAGATCTCCATAGTCTTTAAGCAGCTGGCTCAGTTTACCCGCGTCTCAACCTTTTGCGTATTTGGCGGTGTGGAGCAGGATGCGCAGATTGCCCAACTCGAAAAGGGGATCGACATTCTGGTATCTACCCCTGGCCGAATGTTCGACTTGGTAAGCCAAGGCTACATCAAGCTCAACAAGGTAGAGGTACTTATCCTAGATGAGGCCGATCACATGCTCGATTTGGGCTTTGTTCGCGACATTCAGGATGTAATTAAGTTCCTTCCCCGAAAGCATCAAACGCTATTCTTCTCGGCAACCATCAACGAGTATATAAAGACGGTTGCTTACTCGCTAGTTCGTAACCCAATTCGAATTCAGGTTTCGCCTAAGGATCCGGTGGCAAAGAATATCACCCACTCAGTTATCTTTGTCGAGATGGACGATAAGCGATTCTTCCTAGAGCGCGTGGTAACCGAGAATCCCGAAAGCAAGATTCTTGTATTCGTTCGCACAAAGGTACGAGCCGAGCGCGTTTGCAGCGCAATGGATCGGGTAGGCATAAAAGCCACCACCATTCATGGAGATAAGGAGCAGCAGGAACGTAGCGAGGCTATGGCAAGGTTCCGCAGCGGCGAGGTAAAGCTCCTAATTGCTACCGATGTCAGCGCTCGCGGTATCGATATTCCTGATGTCGACTACGTGGTTAACTACGACTTGCCCGATAAGCCCGAGAACTACGTTCACCGTGTCGGTCGTACCGGCCGAGGCAAGCAAAAGGGGCTTGCAGTTTCGTTCTGCAGCACCGAGGAGAGGAATATCCTAAAGGAAATAGAAGCATTCTTGGACAAACCGATTACCGTTAAGGAGGTAACCCGTAAGGATTATGCCGAAACCATCGACTTTTCGAGCGATGGCAGCGACGACTGGCGCGGATTGCTGCGCGAGGCTAACCAAATGGATGCAGGTAAGCCTGCGAAGGCAAAAACTCGCTCAAAAGCAAAGGCTGCTAAGCCCAAAAAGAAGGATAACAATAGGTGGTAA
- a CDS encoding sialate O-acetylesterase codes for MRARLLGLALLFPFWASSQSLKPADIFGSGMVLQQKSAASVWGRALPNAKVEVVASWGAKVSSISDGQGAWKVAIKTPKAGGPYQITIKSGKESVSLSDVLVGEVWVCSGQSNMEMTLAGWPPVDTIRNSAKEIGEAKYPNLHFFTVGRCFSGDKQEGLKGSWMACSPQTAKTLSATAYFFGRKLQKELKVPVGLIVTAWGGTAAEAWVAPAFIKQHPDYANVLEGYPKAIKQQEEYAKWLATHPKVVLSSTLPEEERWKNLDFGDAQYASAAYNDTQWKSMMLPRSFESETGDFDGVVWFRRTISISKEDALKPALLNLAKIDDMDRVYVNGTLVGATETLGAWQVQRKYAIPEGVLKEGDNVIAVRVVDNSGGGGIWGDSDMLSVGIGEKKIALDGSWKYLPIAQLKDGAFYLFDDAEFAVRPKLDVAIGPNSPAMLFNGMVNPLIPFTIKGAIWYQGEANIGRAEQYCTLFPLMVESWRKSWGIGSFPFYYTQIAPYAYSGVANRESAYIREAQRRALATPNTGMAVTMDIGSVKTIHPSNKVDVGDRLARLALAGSYGKGVAANGPLFKGATFGNGKAVVEFSYSDGLKITGTATDEFEVAGADGLFVPAEAKAVAGRVEVYSAKVPNPSLVRYGFRNGSSSILSNGAGLPASTFTTEKVLK; via the coding sequence ATGAGAGCACGTTTACTAGGATTGGCCCTGCTGTTTCCCTTCTGGGCTAGCTCGCAATCGCTAAAGCCAGCCGACATCTTTGGGTCGGGCATGGTACTTCAGCAAAAGTCGGCAGCTTCGGTTTGGGGAAGGGCGCTTCCTAATGCAAAGGTCGAGGTGGTAGCCTCGTGGGGCGCCAAGGTTTCTTCTATTTCCGATGGACAAGGAGCCTGGAAGGTGGCCATTAAAACACCTAAGGCTGGAGGTCCTTACCAGATAACCATTAAATCGGGAAAGGAGAGCGTCTCCTTAAGCGACGTTCTGGTTGGAGAGGTTTGGGTTTGCTCCGGGCAATCGAACATGGAAATGACTTTAGCCGGATGGCCGCCCGTTGATACCATTCGGAACTCGGCAAAGGAAATTGGTGAGGCAAAATACCCTAACCTTCACTTTTTTACAGTTGGGCGCTGCTTCTCTGGCGATAAGCAGGAGGGGCTTAAGGGTAGCTGGATGGCTTGCTCGCCTCAAACCGCGAAGACTTTGAGCGCAACCGCCTACTTCTTTGGGCGTAAGCTGCAAAAAGAGCTTAAGGTGCCCGTCGGATTAATAGTAACTGCGTGGGGTGGTACCGCAGCCGAGGCTTGGGTTGCCCCTGCCTTCATAAAGCAGCATCCCGACTATGCGAATGTACTGGAAGGCTATCCAAAAGCTATTAAGCAGCAGGAAGAGTACGCCAAGTGGCTTGCCACGCACCCTAAGGTTGTCCTGAGTAGCACTCTACCCGAAGAGGAAAGGTGGAAGAACCTCGACTTTGGTGATGCCCAATACGCCAGTGCTGCCTACAACGATACGCAATGGAAAAGCATGATGCTCCCTCGAAGCTTCGAGTCGGAGACTGGCGATTTCGATGGCGTGGTATGGTTTCGTAGGACGATAAGCATCTCGAAGGAGGACGCCCTGAAGCCTGCGCTGCTTAACCTAGCAAAGATTGACGATATGGATAGGGTTTACGTTAACGGCACGTTGGTAGGCGCCACCGAAACACTTGGCGCTTGGCAGGTGCAGCGTAAGTACGCCATCCCCGAAGGAGTCTTAAAGGAGGGCGATAACGTAATTGCCGTAAGGGTAGTCGATAACTCTGGTGGTGGTGGTATCTGGGGCGATAGCGATATGCTTTCGGTTGGAATAGGAGAAAAGAAGATTGCGCTTGATGGTAGCTGGAAGTATCTTCCTATTGCCCAGCTAAAGGATGGTGCCTTCTATCTGTTCGACGATGCTGAATTTGCCGTACGCCCTAAGCTCGATGTGGCCATTGGGCCTAATAGCCCCGCAATGCTATTCAACGGGATGGTGAATCCGTTAATTCCGTTTACGATAAAAGGAGCCATTTGGTATCAGGGCGAAGCCAATATTGGAAGGGCGGAGCAGTACTGCACGCTGTTTCCTTTAATGGTGGAGAGCTGGCGTAAAAGTTGGGGAATCGGAAGCTTTCCGTTCTACTATACTCAAATAGCGCCTTACGCCTATTCGGGTGTAGCTAACCGCGAGTCTGCCTACATCCGCGAGGCTCAACGACGTGCTCTGGCAACACCTAATACCGGCATGGCCGTTACAATGGATATTGGAAGCGTTAAGACGATCCATCCAAGCAATAAGGTTGATGTTGGCGACAGGTTAGCGCGGCTGGCGTTGGCTGGCAGCTACGGCAAGGGGGTTGCCGCCAATGGTCCCCTGTTTAAGGGAGCAACGTTTGGTAATGGTAAGGCCGTTGTCGAGTTTTCCTATTCCGATGGCCTGAAAATAACAGGTACAGCAACGGATGAGTTCGAGGTTGCGGGTGCCGATGGCCTTTTTGTTCCTGCTGAGGCTAAGGCTGTGGCAGGTAGGGTAGAGGTTTATAGCGCTAAGGTGCCCAATCCTTCCTTGGTGCGATATGGTTTTAGGAACGGTTCGTCGTCGATACTCTCTAACGGTGCGGGATTGCCTGCATCGACATTTACCACCGAAAAGGTTTTAAAGTAG
- a CDS encoding tryptophanase, producing the protein MELPFAESYKIKMVEPIRRSTREERERWIKEAHYNLFGIKSEYVFIDLLTDSGTGAMSDRQWSAMMLGDESYAGATSYFKMKEAIYNILGFPYFLPTHQGRAAENVLFSVLVKEGSYIPGNSHFDTTKGHIEFRKAHAIDLTIDKASNTQLEIPFKGNIDLNKLELFLEAHPASEVPFICMTITNNTAGGQPVSMENLRGASKLAKKHGIPMLFDSARFAENAYFIKTREKGYADKSIKEIVKEMYQYADYMTMSSKKDAIVNMGGFIGFKDEETYKKATVFNIMYEGYVTYGGMSGRDMNALAVGLDEGTEFDTLDTRIRQVAYLGQKLDEYGIPYQRPAGGHAIFVDAKRMLPNVPREEFPAQTLGVELYLEAGIRGVEIGAILADRDPETHENRYPELELLRLAIPRRTYTNNHMDVVAAALKNVFDRRESITRGVVITKEAPILRHFTVEMEKAQ; encoded by the coding sequence ATGGAACTTCCATTTGCAGAATCGTACAAAATTAAGATGGTAGAGCCCATTCGCCGCTCTACCCGCGAAGAGCGTGAGCGCTGGATCAAAGAGGCTCACTACAATCTGTTTGGCATTAAGAGCGAGTACGTGTTTATCGACCTGCTTACCGACTCGGGCACCGGCGCCATGAGCGACAGGCAGTGGAGCGCCATGATGCTGGGCGACGAAAGCTACGCTGGTGCTACCTCGTACTTCAAAATGAAGGAGGCCATCTACAACATCCTTGGCTTTCCTTACTTCCTGCCAACCCATCAGGGGCGCGCTGCCGAGAATGTGCTCTTCTCGGTGCTGGTGAAGGAGGGGAGCTACATCCCTGGTAACTCGCACTTCGATACCACCAAGGGGCATATCGAATTCCGCAAGGCGCATGCCATCGACCTTACCATCGACAAGGCGTCGAATACCCAGCTCGAAATTCCGTTTAAGGGGAATATCGACCTAAATAAGCTGGAGCTCTTCCTAGAGGCGCATCCCGCAAGCGAGGTGCCCTTCATCTGCATGACCATTACCAACAACACCGCAGGCGGGCAGCCCGTATCGATGGAGAACCTTCGCGGTGCTAGCAAACTGGCAAAGAAGCATGGCATTCCTATGCTGTTCGACTCGGCTCGCTTTGCCGAAAATGCCTACTTCATCAAAACTCGCGAGAAGGGGTATGCCGATAAGTCCATCAAGGAGATCGTGAAGGAGATGTACCAGTACGCCGACTACATGACCATGAGCTCGAAGAAGGATGCCATCGTGAACATGGGCGGCTTTATCGGCTTTAAGGACGAGGAGACCTACAAGAAGGCTACCGTATTCAACATCATGTACGAGGGCTACGTAACCTACGGCGGCATGAGCGGCAGGGACATGAATGCCCTTGCGGTTGGCCTCGATGAGGGTACGGAGTTCGATACGCTCGATACCCGCATCCGCCAGGTTGCCTACCTTGGTCAAAAGCTAGATGAGTATGGCATTCCCTACCAGCGTCCTGCCGGTGGTCACGCCATCTTTGTTGATGCCAAAAGGATGCTTCCTAACGTGCCTCGCGAGGAGTTCCCTGCTCAGACCTTGGGCGTGGAGCTGTACCTCGAAGCGGGCATCAGAGGGGTAGAGATCGGCGCCATTCTTGCCGACCGCGATCCTGAAACCCACGAGAACCGCTACCCCGAGCTGGAGCTGCTCCGCCTTGCTATCCCACGCCGTACCTACACCAACAACCACATGGATGTTGTTGCAGCTGCGCTGAAGAACGTGTTCGATAGGCGCGAGAGCATCACCCGCGGGGTGGTAATTACCAAGGAGGCGCCAATCCTTCGCCACTTTACCGTTGAGATGGAAAAAGCGCAGTAG
- a CDS encoding alpha-L-arabinofuranosidase C-terminal domain-containing protein, which produces MKRTSIYAAALALVSLGVPQALSAQPVKLTVEANKPVAEIQPSMWGIFFEDINFAADGGIYAELVKNRSFEFLTPMMGWKELKTGNASGKVLIENRGDAHINNPRFAHVTVDAANGGFGLTNEGFRGMGVKEGEQYNFSILVRNSENSPVKLTVELVSADGKKIGECSLDGFKDGWNQYTASLTSKATDAKARLNIIFTGKGSVDIDMVSLFPHHTWKNRPNGLRADLVQLLYDLKPGFVRFPGGCIVEGRDLANRYQWKTTVGKVEERKQIINRWNTEFSWRPAPDYFQSYGLGFYEYFLLSEDIGAEPLPIINCGMACQYNTGEVVPMNQLEPYVQDMLDLIEFANGDATTKWGSLRAQMGHPAPFNLKMLGVGNEQWDEQYVDRYKVIAKTLKEKYPNIKLVASSGPSPDGDRFDYLWKELKALNGDLVDEHYYQSPEWFYKNASRYDSYDRKGPKVFAGEYASHTKGGTAPESRNNWEAALSEAALMTGLERNAAVVHMASYAPLFAHIEAWQWNPDLIWFDNLRSFGTPSYYVQKAFANNKGTNVVPILCGGAAVAGKDSLYASSVIDQKSHELIVKVANASASAKATQIEVKGVSVNAKSASCQVMQAQNLADYNTLDTPTKVAPKPAAVKVAGSKLTLTLDGRSFYLIKVKYK; this is translated from the coding sequence ATGAAAAGAACATCAATTTATGCAGCCGCCCTTGCGCTGGTATCGCTGGGGGTGCCCCAGGCCTTATCGGCACAGCCGGTAAAGCTGACGGTAGAGGCCAACAAGCCCGTTGCCGAAATTCAGCCATCCATGTGGGGCATCTTCTTCGAGGATATCAACTTTGCCGCCGATGGCGGAATATACGCCGAGCTGGTAAAGAACCGCTCGTTCGAATTCCTTACCCCCATGATGGGCTGGAAGGAGCTAAAAACCGGCAACGCCTCCGGAAAGGTTCTTATTGAGAATAGAGGCGATGCCCACATCAACAACCCCCGCTTTGCGCATGTAACCGTTGATGCCGCCAATGGCGGGTTCGGCCTTACCAACGAGGGTTTCCGCGGAATGGGCGTGAAGGAGGGCGAGCAGTACAACTTCTCGATACTGGTCCGCAACAGCGAAAACTCCCCCGTGAAGCTAACCGTTGAGCTGGTTAGCGCCGATGGCAAGAAAATCGGCGAGTGCTCCCTCGATGGCTTCAAGGACGGCTGGAACCAATACACCGCCTCGCTTACCAGCAAGGCTACCGACGCCAAGGCCCGCCTCAACATCATCTTCACCGGAAAGGGATCGGTAGACATCGACATGGTGTCGCTGTTCCCCCATCACACCTGGAAGAATAGGCCCAACGGGCTGCGCGCCGACCTGGTGCAGCTGCTCTACGACCTAAAGCCGGGCTTCGTCCGCTTCCCTGGGGGATGTATCGTGGAGGGCCGCGACTTGGCCAACCGCTACCAGTGGAAGACCACCGTAGGCAAGGTGGAGGAGCGCAAGCAGATTATCAACCGCTGGAATACGGAGTTCAGCTGGCGCCCAGCCCCCGACTACTTCCAGTCGTACGGCCTTGGCTTCTACGAGTACTTCCTGCTTTCGGAGGATATTGGCGCCGAGCCGCTGCCCATCATCAACTGCGGAATGGCCTGCCAGTACAACACGGGCGAGGTAGTGCCTATGAACCAGCTGGAGCCCTACGTGCAGGATATGCTCGATCTAATTGAGTTTGCCAACGGCGATGCAACCACCAAGTGGGGCAGCCTACGCGCCCAGATGGGCCATCCTGCCCCCTTCAACCTAAAGATGCTTGGCGTGGGCAACGAGCAGTGGGACGAGCAGTACGTGGACCGATATAAGGTTATTGCCAAGACCCTAAAGGAGAAGTACCCCAACATTAAGCTGGTGGCTAGCTCGGGCCCATCGCCCGACGGCGACCGATTCGACTACCTCTGGAAGGAGCTCAAGGCACTCAACGGCGACCTAGTCGATGAGCACTACTACCAGAGCCCCGAGTGGTTCTACAAAAACGCCAGCCGCTACGACAGCTACGACCGCAAGGGGCCAAAGGTGTTTGCCGGAGAGTACGCCTCGCACACCAAGGGAGGAACCGCCCCCGAATCGCGCAACAACTGGGAGGCTGCCCTCTCGGAGGCCGCGCTGATGACCGGGCTAGAGCGCAATGCAGCCGTGGTACACATGGCCTCGTACGCCCCGCTGTTCGCCCACATCGAGGCGTGGCAGTGGAACCCCGACCTGATTTGGTTCGACAACCTCCGCTCGTTTGGAACTCCCAGCTACTACGTGCAGAAGGCCTTCGCCAACAACAAGGGGACTAACGTGGTGCCCATCCTGTGCGGCGGCGCGGCTGTAGCCGGTAAGGACAGCCTCTACGCCAGCTCGGTTATCGACCAAAAGAGCCACGAGCTTATCGTAAAGGTGGCCAACGCCAGCGCCAGCGCAAAGGCTACCCAGATAGAGGTTAAGGGAGTATCGGTAAATGCAAAATCGGCCAGCTGCCAGGTGATGCAGGCCCAAAACCTAGCCGACTACAACACCCTAGACACCCCCACCAAGGTTGCGCCCAAGCCAGCAGCCGTTAAGGTTGCGGGCAGCAAGCTTACGCTAACGCTCGACGGACGCTCGTTCTACCTGATTAAGGTAAAGTACAAGTAG